A genomic stretch from Brucella sp. BE17 includes:
- a CDS encoding AraC family transcriptional regulator has product MSSSLLATINAYADQQGGGQGLFPTPLADVNVVRSWQTMMPMRQIYRPSLCVVVQGAKEIFFGEERLEYRAMECLLVSVEVPASGRIIEASTDAPYVGVMIELDVTVLRAVVEQLEEPPVPPSGPGPCMFVSPVDEPLADCVLRLIRMFGTPKAIPVLYPSVMREIYFWLLSSPHGGELYKLALPESNIERVVKAISLMQANFAKTLRVEQLAETARMSPSSFHQHFKALTSMTPLQFQKQLRLLEARRLMVADSANVTKAAHQVGYESASQFSREYCRMFGVAPKRDAMNQQRLYSEYASRTFRTE; this is encoded by the coding sequence GTGTCATCATCGCTTCTTGCCACAATTAACGCCTATGCAGACCAGCAGGGCGGCGGTCAGGGACTGTTTCCAACGCCCCTCGCCGACGTAAATGTCGTCCGCTCCTGGCAGACCATGATGCCGATGCGGCAAATCTACCGCCCATCGCTCTGCGTCGTGGTGCAAGGCGCGAAGGAGATATTTTTCGGCGAGGAGAGGCTTGAGTATCGCGCAATGGAGTGCTTGTTGGTCAGCGTGGAAGTGCCCGCAAGCGGGCGGATCATCGAAGCTTCAACGGACGCGCCCTATGTTGGCGTCATGATCGAGCTCGACGTCACTGTGCTGCGAGCGGTCGTGGAGCAACTCGAAGAGCCGCCTGTTCCACCTTCCGGCCCTGGCCCGTGTATGTTCGTGAGTCCGGTTGATGAACCACTGGCGGATTGTGTTCTGCGACTCATCAGGATGTTCGGCACACCTAAGGCCATCCCGGTCCTCTATCCATCCGTCATGCGCGAAATCTATTTCTGGCTTCTGAGCAGCCCTCATGGTGGCGAGCTTTACAAGCTGGCCCTGCCGGAATCGAATATCGAGCGTGTCGTGAAAGCCATCTCCCTGATGCAGGCTAACTTCGCTAAGACACTGCGTGTGGAACAACTGGCGGAAACAGCGCGCATGAGCCCTTCGTCGTTCCATCAACACTTTAAAGCACTCACCTCCATGACTCCGCTTCAGTTCCAGAAGCAGCTTCGTCTTCTGGAGGCGCGGCGGCTCATGGTAGCGGATAGCGCAAACGTGACCAAAGCTGCCCATCAGGTTGGCTATGAGAGCGCATCACAATTTAGTCGCGAATATTGCCGGATGTTCGGCGTTGCACCAAAACGGGACGCCATGAACCAGCAGCGTCTGTATAGCGAGTATGCCAGCCGCACGTTTCGCACAGAATAG